Proteins encoded in a region of the Coregonus clupeaformis isolate EN_2021a chromosome 9, ASM2061545v1, whole genome shotgun sequence genome:
- the LOC121573982 gene encoding heparanase isoform X2: MYLLTSPKLRTLAKALTPAFLRFGGTRQDFMTFNPAFLHSNEYHKNSVFDADDLCERLELPPLLEERLKQEWALQEVLLQKEDLQRKYRSVKFTEYAVDLLYSFTNCSGLDLIFGLNELLRTTVNSWDSSNARTLIQYCESKQYSMSWELGNEPNSYEKKAGIRVDGYQLGQDFVQLRKILRESKPYHDTGVYGPDISQPRDHSRDLLEGFLESGAEAIDACTWHHYYVNGRQMSLEDFLDPEVLNTLALKTREVMETVDLASPGKKVWLGETSSAYGGGAKGLSDTFVAGFMWLDKLGLGAKLGLDVVIRQVLIGSGTYHLVDDNLDPLPDYWLSVLYKRLVGPEVLSIEAFSILGKMKRVRVYLHCTNKKSTSYKSGAVTLFALNLSKSPVKIAVPAMVSNSTVEAFVLQSEQPGEEGLYSKSVKLNGEVLKMVDDRTLPSLQGTPLAAGEHLRLPGYSFAFYLLSKAQALACR, from the exons ATGTACCTTTTAAC GTCTCCAAAGCTGAGGACATTGGCAAAAGCTTTAACCCCAGCATTTCTGAGATTTGGAGGGACAAGACAAGATTTCATGACCTTCAACCCTGCATTTTTACATTCAAATGAGTATCACAAAAACTCTGTTTTTGATGCAG ATGATCTCTGTgaaaggctagagctgcccccATTACTGGAGGAGAGGCTGAAGCAGGAATGGGCTCTACAGGAAGTACTTCTCCAGAAAGAGGACTTGCAGAGGAAATACCGGAGTGTAAAGTTCACAG AATATGCAGTGGATCTGCTGTACTCTTTTACAAACTGCTCTGGATTAGACCTCATCTTTGGGCTCAACGAGCTGCTCAGGACCACTGTCAACTCCTGGGACAGCAGCAATGCCAGGACCCTCATACAGTACTGTGAATCCAAACAGTACAGCATGTCCTGGGAGCTGGGCAATG AGCCCAACAGTTATGAGAAGAAGGCAGGGATCCGGGTGGACGGATACCAGCTGGGCCAGGATTTCGTTCAACTCCGCAAGATTCTGCGGGAATCCAAACCTTACCATGACACTGGAGTCTATGGACCAGACATTAGCCAACCCCGAGACCACTCGAGAGACTTACTGGAGGG GTTCTTGGAGAGTGGGGCAGAAGCGATTGATGCATGCACCTGGCACCA TTACTATGTCAACGGAAGACAAATGTCTTTAGAAGATTTCCTAGACCCTGAGGTGCTAAACACTTTAGCCCTGAAAACACGTGAAGTCATGGAG ACTGTTGATCTGGCATCCCCTGGGAAGAAGGTGTGGCTTGGGGAGACTAGTTCTGCCTATGGAGGCGGGGCTAAGGGGCTGTCTGACACATTTGTCGCTGGATTCAT GTGGCtggataaactgggcctgggtGCGAAGCTTGGCTTAGATGTTGTAATCAGGCAGGTTTTGATTGGATCTGGGACTTACCACCTGGTAGATGATAACCTCGATCCACTTCCT GATTACTGGCTATCAGTTCTGTACAAGAGGCTTGTTGGACCAGAGGTGCTGAGTATAGAAGCCTTTTCCATTTTGGGAAAGATGAAAAGAGTACGGGTCTACCTGCACTGCACTAACAAGAAAAG taCAAGCTACAAAAGTGGAGCAGTCACATTGTTTGCTCTGAACCTGAGTAAGAGCCCTGTGAAGATCGCTGTGCCTGCCATGGTCTCTAACAGCACTGTAGAGGCCTTTGTTCTTCAGTCTGAACAGCCTGGCGAGGAGGGACTCTACTCCAA GTCTGTGAAACTCAACGGAGAGGTGTTGAAGATGGTGGATGACAGAACTCTTCCATCGCTCCAGGGAACCCCTCTTGCTGCAGGAGAACATCTCAGACTCCCTGGTTATTCCTTTGCCTTCTATCTCCTCAGCAAGGCCCAGGCACTGGCCTGCCGATGA
- the LOC121573982 gene encoding heparanase isoform X1, with translation MSDILILAFVISILSHGYYVGASVRSARDEVNLESVNLNVDLSRVLKRVNERFLSVAIDASLVAEEKFMYLLTSPKLRTLAKALTPAFLRFGGTRQDFMTFNPAFLHSNEYHKNSVFDADDLCERLELPPLLEERLKQEWALQEVLLQKEDLQRKYRSVKFTEYAVDLLYSFTNCSGLDLIFGLNELLRTTVNSWDSSNARTLIQYCESKQYSMSWELGNEPNSYEKKAGIRVDGYQLGQDFVQLRKILRESKPYHDTGVYGPDISQPRDHSRDLLEGFLESGAEAIDACTWHHYYVNGRQMSLEDFLDPEVLNTLALKTREVMETVDLASPGKKVWLGETSSAYGGGAKGLSDTFVAGFMWLDKLGLGAKLGLDVVIRQVLIGSGTYHLVDDNLDPLPDYWLSVLYKRLVGPEVLSIEAFSILGKMKRVRVYLHCTNKKSTSYKSGAVTLFALNLSKSPVKIAVPAMVSNSTVEAFVLQSEQPGEEGLYSKSVKLNGEVLKMVDDRTLPSLQGTPLAAGEHLRLPGYSFAFYLLSKAQALACR, from the exons ATGTCAGACATATTAATCTTGGCATTTGTGATATCTATTCTATCTCATGGATATTATGTCGGAGCAAGTGTCAGGTCTGCGAGGGATGAGGTGAATTTAGAGTCTGTAAATCTGAATGTAGACCTCTCTCGAGTACTCAAGAGAGTGAACGAACGTTTTTTGTCTGTGGCCATAGATGCGAGTCTAGTCGCTGAAGAGAAGTTCATGTACCTTTTAAC GTCTCCAAAGCTGAGGACATTGGCAAAAGCTTTAACCCCAGCATTTCTGAGATTTGGAGGGACAAGACAAGATTTCATGACCTTCAACCCTGCATTTTTACATTCAAATGAGTATCACAAAAACTCTGTTTTTGATGCAG ATGATCTCTGTgaaaggctagagctgcccccATTACTGGAGGAGAGGCTGAAGCAGGAATGGGCTCTACAGGAAGTACTTCTCCAGAAAGAGGACTTGCAGAGGAAATACCGGAGTGTAAAGTTCACAG AATATGCAGTGGATCTGCTGTACTCTTTTACAAACTGCTCTGGATTAGACCTCATCTTTGGGCTCAACGAGCTGCTCAGGACCACTGTCAACTCCTGGGACAGCAGCAATGCCAGGACCCTCATACAGTACTGTGAATCCAAACAGTACAGCATGTCCTGGGAGCTGGGCAATG AGCCCAACAGTTATGAGAAGAAGGCAGGGATCCGGGTGGACGGATACCAGCTGGGCCAGGATTTCGTTCAACTCCGCAAGATTCTGCGGGAATCCAAACCTTACCATGACACTGGAGTCTATGGACCAGACATTAGCCAACCCCGAGACCACTCGAGAGACTTACTGGAGGG GTTCTTGGAGAGTGGGGCAGAAGCGATTGATGCATGCACCTGGCACCA TTACTATGTCAACGGAAGACAAATGTCTTTAGAAGATTTCCTAGACCCTGAGGTGCTAAACACTTTAGCCCTGAAAACACGTGAAGTCATGGAG ACTGTTGATCTGGCATCCCCTGGGAAGAAGGTGTGGCTTGGGGAGACTAGTTCTGCCTATGGAGGCGGGGCTAAGGGGCTGTCTGACACATTTGTCGCTGGATTCAT GTGGCtggataaactgggcctgggtGCGAAGCTTGGCTTAGATGTTGTAATCAGGCAGGTTTTGATTGGATCTGGGACTTACCACCTGGTAGATGATAACCTCGATCCACTTCCT GATTACTGGCTATCAGTTCTGTACAAGAGGCTTGTTGGACCAGAGGTGCTGAGTATAGAAGCCTTTTCCATTTTGGGAAAGATGAAAAGAGTACGGGTCTACCTGCACTGCACTAACAAGAAAAG taCAAGCTACAAAAGTGGAGCAGTCACATTGTTTGCTCTGAACCTGAGTAAGAGCCCTGTGAAGATCGCTGTGCCTGCCATGGTCTCTAACAGCACTGTAGAGGCCTTTGTTCTTCAGTCTGAACAGCCTGGCGAGGAGGGACTCTACTCCAA GTCTGTGAAACTCAACGGAGAGGTGTTGAAGATGGTGGATGACAGAACTCTTCCATCGCTCCAGGGAACCCCTCTTGCTGCAGGAGAACATCTCAGACTCCCTGGTTATTCCTTTGCCTTCTATCTCCTCAGCAAGGCCCAGGCACTGGCCTGCCGATGA